In Desulfovibrio sp. Fe33, the DNA window CGGCCCCGAGCTGGTGACTCGTCATTTTCTGGACGGCGGGCGGACCGCCGACCGATTCCTGCTTCTTGGGCCGGTTTCAACCCTGGACCGCGAACTGGCCAGGCTGGGAGCGCCCCGTTTCTTTTCCCTCCTCGATTCTCCCGAGCAGATCGCCGACAAGGGGCCCGGCGTCTACCTGTATCAGCCGCCTGAACTCGACGGCGTCGAATTCCCCCCGGCCTGCCCTTGCCGCGAGGGTGGACTGGCCGCAGGCGTCAGCCTGGATACGGCCGTTCATGTTCTCAAGTCCGGGCTGGCGCAGGGCCTTTTGACCTGCCCCCTGAACAAGGCCATGCTCAATGCTGCCGGATTCGACTTCCCCGGGCACACGGAGTTTCTCGCGGAGAAGCTCGGCGTGGGGCGGGACAACGTGTGTATGCATTTGTGCGGCCACGATCCGGACGACCCTTCGCCCAAGCTGCGGGTCAGCCTGGTGACCACCCACCCGCGTCTTCGGGATGTGCCCGGCCTTGTCACCCGGGAGCGTATTCTGCATTGCCTGCGGCTGACCTCCGATTTTCTGCGTACCCTCGGCCTTGAAGGCCCCATAGGCGTCTGCGGCCTCAATCCCCATGCGGGTGAGTCCGGCCGTATCGGAGACGAGGAGATCACCACCATCATCCCCGCTCTTGAGCAGGCCGCCGCCGAAGGCATTCTGGCCGCCGGGCCCGTGCCGGGCGACACCATCTTCCATTTCGCCGCCCAGGGACGTTATCCGGCCGTGTTGGCCATGTACCACGACCAGGGCCTCGCTCCGCTCAAGCTGCTTCATTTCAGCCGCGCCGTGAATGTCACGCTGGGGCTGCCGTATCCGCGCACTTCTCCCGATCACGGCACCGGATATGATCTGGTGGGAACGGGCGAGGCGTCCATCGACAGCTTCAGGGCCGC includes these proteins:
- the pdxA gene encoding 4-hydroxythreonine-4-phosphate dehydrogenase PdxA translates to MRTLCITLGDPCGLGPELVTRHFLDGGRTADRFLLLGPVSTLDRELARLGAPRFFSLLDSPEQIADKGPGVYLYQPPELDGVEFPPACPCREGGLAAGVSLDTAVHVLKSGLAQGLLTCPLNKAMLNAAGFDFPGHTEFLAEKLGVGRDNVCMHLCGHDPDDPSPKLRVSLVTTHPRLRDVPGLVTRERILHCLRLTSDFLRTLGLEGPIGVCGLNPHAGESGRIGDEEITTIIPALEQAAAEGILAAGPVPGDTIFHFAAQGRYPAVLAMYHDQGLAPLKLLHFSRAVNVTLGLPYPRTSPDHGTGYDLVGTGEASIDSFRAALDMLRKLVGKTR